One segment of Metallosphaera cuprina Ar-4 DNA contains the following:
- the bluB gene encoding 5,6-dimethylbenzimidazole synthase, whose translation MDLYEAIKGRRDVRSYFKPDPIPDEVLARILHAAHLAPSVGFSQPWNFIVVKDRAIRERIKEEAERQRRRYEELLTEDRKAIFNKIKIEGILESSLNIAVTADCTRFGPHVLGRITMPETCQYSVVLAIANLWLAARAENVGVGWVSFLDKELVKRILEIPDHVELIAYLTMGYVTSFPERPELEEKGWNTRLPLSDLVYQDRWGRKNEDLRRALEETKV comes from the coding sequence ATGGATCTTTATGAGGCAATAAAGGGGAGGAGGGACGTCAGAAGTTACTTTAAGCCTGATCCCATACCTGATGAGGTATTAGCGAGGATATTACACGCTGCTCACTTAGCTCCATCAGTGGGGTTCTCGCAGCCCTGGAACTTCATCGTAGTGAAGGATAGAGCCATCAGGGAGAGGATAAAGGAAGAGGCGGAGAGACAAAGAAGGAGATATGAGGAGCTACTAACGGAGGATAGGAAGGCAATCTTCAATAAAATTAAAATAGAGGGGATACTAGAGTCTTCGCTGAACATTGCAGTTACTGCTGATTGCACGAGGTTCGGTCCTCACGTCCTAGGTAGGATAACCATGCCTGAGACCTGTCAGTACAGCGTGGTGTTAGCTATAGCCAACCTATGGTTGGCCGCAAGGGCTGAAAACGTGGGGGTAGGATGGGTTAGTTTTTTAGATAAGGAGTTAGTGAAGAGAATACTCGAGATCCCGGATCACGTTGAGCTCATAGCTTACCTCACCATGGGTTACGTAACTTCCTTCCCTGAGAGACCAGAGCTGGAGGAAAAGGGGTGGAACACCAGGTTGCCTCTTTCCGATCTGGTCTATCAAGATAGGTGGGGGAGGAAGAACGAAGATCTTCGGAGGGCTTTAGAGGAGACTAAGGTTTAA